Proteins encoded by one window of Sulfurospirillum barnesii SES-3:
- a CDS encoding MFS transporter, translated as MKQYVTLLHSHATLRRLSLIQLICYFGAWFSHMAIFTLLIELGAPVWALSTAAAFTFLPSMLLAPFSGAIIDKVNTKRFMLFLTAIEIVTVFWLMFIHSLDALWILLGLIFVRMGTGSIYFQTEMSLLPKLLNNNELKLANEIHSIIWSISYAFGMAVGGFYIHYFGTTSAFMADMVLYGIGFYLLLGLEIPSLENKYALHVKEMIVGGFVYLREHPKIIHLILLHASVGLSAYDALIALLADYQYKHLLSVPLVIGFINATRALSLVLGQFFLSRYINSRSLFYIFVAQGVSIMIWALFQYNFYLSFIGILLCGLFTTTLWSYTYTLLQYETDEAFYGRVIAYNDMVFMGVSTLVSFAIGAFFEWGMPLSIITSLLGAGFIFFAFYWKWVQKIHD; from the coding sequence ATGAAGCAGTATGTTACATTACTTCACTCCCATGCAACGCTTAGACGCTTGAGTTTAATACAGCTTATTTGTTATTTTGGCGCATGGTTTAGTCATATGGCTATTTTTACACTTTTAATTGAGTTGGGAGCGCCTGTGTGGGCACTGAGCACAGCAGCTGCATTTACGTTTTTGCCCTCAATGCTTTTAGCTCCTTTTAGTGGAGCGATTATTGACAAGGTCAATACCAAACGCTTTATGCTTTTTCTTACGGCTATTGAGATTGTAACTGTTTTTTGGCTCATGTTTATTCACTCTTTAGATGCGCTGTGGATTTTATTGGGGCTTATTTTTGTACGTATGGGTACAGGGAGTATTTATTTTCAAACCGAAATGTCACTGTTGCCAAAACTTTTAAATAATAATGAATTGAAACTCGCCAATGAAATTCACTCAATTATTTGGTCGATTTCTTATGCCTTTGGAATGGCAGTGGGAGGATTTTACATTCATTACTTTGGAACGACCAGTGCATTTATGGCCGATATGGTTCTTTATGGAATTGGATTTTATTTGCTTTTAGGACTTGAGATTCCTTCTTTAGAGAACAAATATGCTTTACATGTAAAAGAGATGATTGTGGGTGGTTTTGTTTATTTAAGGGAACATCCAAAAATTATACATCTTATTTTATTGCATGCCAGTGTAGGACTTAGTGCATACGATGCGCTGATTGCTCTTTTGGCAGATTATCAATACAAACACCTCCTTTCTGTCCCCTTAGTTATTGGTTTTATCAATGCCACACGAGCACTCTCTTTGGTATTGGGGCAGTTTTTTTTAAGTCGTTATATTAATTCAAGAAGCCTTTTTTACATTTTTGTGGCACAAGGGGTTAGTATTATGATTTGGGCACTCTTTCAGTATAACTTTTATCTGAGTTTTATAGGAATTTTATTGTGCGGGCTTTTTACCACAACCTTATGGTCGTACACCTATACCCTCTTGCAGTATGAAACCGATGAAGCATTTTATGGCAGAGTCATTGCGTATAATGATATGGTTTTTATGGGAGTCAGTACATTGGTTTCTTTTGCTATTGGTGCTTTCTTTGAGTGGGGTATGCCTTTGTCTATTATTACCTCTCTTTTAGGTGCAGGTTTTATCTTTTTTGCATTTTATTGGAAATGGGTGCAAAAAATTCACGACTGA
- a CDS encoding class I SAM-dependent methyltransferase: protein MMICKICDSHMRSIEDRALKKVFYICPHCDAIWLDPHYQLCLEKEHALYDNHNNSLENEGYVTMFENFLNFFWDELTCKKESLDFGSGPSPVLSYLLQRREVNVDCYDKFYQPQKCYEGKEYDFITSTEVFEHLDNPLETLSLLSQHLKPNGIIALMTLFHSNDEAHFLQWWYRRDPTHILFYTPKTMELLAKKCGLISLKTDGKRIVILKKVAH from the coding sequence ATGATGATTTGTAAAATTTGTGACTCACACATGAGAAGCATTGAAGACAGGGCTTTAAAAAAAGTTTTTTATATCTGTCCTCATTGCGATGCTATTTGGCTTGATCCACACTACCAACTCTGCCTAGAAAAAGAACATGCTTTGTATGATAATCATAACAATAGTCTCGAAAATGAAGGATATGTGACTATGTTTGAAAATTTTTTGAATTTTTTTTGGGATGAACTTACATGTAAAAAAGAATCGCTTGACTTTGGCTCAGGGCCTAGCCCTGTTTTAAGTTATCTTCTCCAAAGAAGAGAGGTCAATGTGGATTGTTATGATAAATTTTACCAACCTCAAAAATGCTATGAAGGAAAAGAGTATGATTTTATTACGTCTACAGAAGTTTTTGAGCACTTAGACAATCCGCTAGAAACTTTATCTCTCTTGAGCCAGCATCTTAAACCCAATGGTATTATTGCCTTAATGACACTCTTTCACAGCAACGATGAAGCGCATTTTTTACAATGGTGGTACCGAAGAGACCCAACACATATTCTTTTTTACACGCCTAAAACCATGGAATTATTGGCAAAAAAATGTGGCTTAATCTCTCTTAAAACGGATGGAAAACGCATTGTTATTTTAAAAAAAGTAGCGCACTAA